Part of the Rhizobium sp. WYJ-E13 genome is shown below.
TCTTTTATGGAGCCATCGTTTTAGCACCAGGACACGCGCATCAATATTTCAATCGTAACGCGGTCTCCGGCATTTTCTTGCTTCGATGTTTCAACCGTCAATTTGCGCTTGACCGTCCCCGGCAGTGAGGATTTTGCTTTGCCGACTTCACAAGGAGAGCCGCAATGCCCGTCGATACGTCACCCCGCACGACCACCTGGACCTATGTCGACGGAGAGTGGATCGCCGGCAACCCGCCGCTGATCGGGCCGACCTCGCACGCCATGTGGCTCGGCTCCACCGTCTTCGACGGCGCCCGCTGGTTCGATGGCATTGCACCCGATCTCGACCTGCATTGCCAGCGCATCAACCGCTCTGCCGTCGCCATGGGCCTGAAACCGGTCAAAACGGCAGAAGAGATCGAGGCGCTCGCCTGGGAAGGTGTCAAGAAATTCGACGGCAAGACGCCGATCTACATCAAGCCGATGTATTGGGGCGAGCACGGCTCGGCAGGCAGTGTCGTCACCGTCGACGGCGAATCCACCCGTTTTGCGCTCTGCCTGTTCGAAGCGGCAATGGGTGGCCATGGCGGCTCTTCACTCACCGTTTCGCCCTATCGTCGCCCGACGCCGGAAACCGCAACGACGGATGCCAAGGCAGGCTCGCTCTATCCGAACAGCGGCCGGGCGATCGCCGAAGCAAGAAGCCGCGGCTTCGACAATGCCCTGATGCGCGACTTGAACGGCAACGTGGCCGAAACCGCTTCCTCGAACGTCTTCATGGTCAAGGACGGCGTGGTCTTCACACCGGTCGCCAACCGCACCTTCCTTGCCGGTATCACCCGCCAGCGCGTCATCGGCCTCTTACGCAAGGCCGGCTTCGACGTGCGCGAGGCGACACTGTCGGTCGAGGATTTCATGGGCGCCGACGAGATCTTCACGAGCGGCAACTATTCCAAGGTTGTCGGCGTCAACAGGCTCGACGGCCATAATTTTCAGGAAGGCCCGGTCACCCGCAAGGCGCTGGAGCTCTATATGGACTGGGCATACGGCCGTTCGGCGAGCGATGAGTAGCAGGACAGCTGCCGTGAGTGCACGGCAGCTGCATCCTGACTATCTCAAGCCATACAACCCAACCCCGTCAGGGAAGCCCTTCAACCGATGGCTTCCCACCGACACCGCATCCTCCGGCCTCGTTTCCTCGAAAAACGCCTCGGACATCAGCAGCGCCTCCCCAAGCTCGCTGCACATCCCCTGAATGCGGCTGACGAGATTGACGTCGCCGCCGATCAGCGTGAAATCCAGCCGCCGGCCGGAACCGATATTGCCATAGCTGACCTCGCCATAATGCAATGCGATACCGGCTTTGGCGCCGATGCCGTCATGATTGAAGCCGTCGAGCGCTTCGAGGATCGCCCGCGCAGCCGAAAGCGCCGCGTTGCAGGTGCTGGCCGCATCATAGCCTGGGAAAAAGGCGAGCACTGCATCGCCCATGAACTTCAGCACCTCGCCGCCTTCCCGGGTGATCGGCGGAATGACCCGGTCGAAATAGGCGTTCAATAGCCCAAGCACCGTTTCGCCCGGCAGGCGGTTGGAGAGTTCGGTAAAGCCGCGCAGGTCGCAAAGCAGGAGGGCCGCCTGCATGGATTCGATTTCGCCCTGGCGGATGCGGCCGGCGAGGATGCGGCTTGCTGTCATCGGCCCGATATAGGTGTCGAGCAGGCTGAGCTCGACCTGGCGCAGGATGCGGAGTTCGCTGGTATTGCGCAGCGCCGGCAGGATGCGTTCGATGACCTGCATTTCGGAGGCCGCGAAGCCGCCTGGCCGCTTGGTGCCGAAGATGGCGGCGCTGACCGGACCGTCGGCATTGCAGAGTGGGGCGATCATCAATTGCACAAGCTCGCGCCCGGTGAAGACGTCGAGATGCTGCCAACGGCCATGCGGGCTCTTGCCCGGCCCCGCGATCAGCATCTCGCGCGTTTCGAAAACCTTGTGCAGCGGCGTATTGGCGATGGCGAGCCGCGCGCCATGCTCGCGGTCATGGATCTCCACCGGTTCGCCCGGTGCCCAGGCGATGGTGCGGCCGATGAATTCCGGGTGCAGCGTCATGAGATGCAGCGTCAGCCGATCGACGGGAGCGCCGAGCGCCCGCAGGCGGCGCCCGAGACCGGAGACGAGGCCGGCCTCGTCGAGGGCATGGCATTCGTCGCCGGTCAGCCATTCGATGAGGTCGAACACGGCAGTGGTGTTGCCGCTGCGCGCGGGAGCTCTGGTTTCAACGGGATAATCAATGTCGAGCAGGTTGGTCATGGTGTTCTCCTCCTTGGGACGCGCTGATCTCAGTGAGCGCCGCCGCCGGAGACCTGGCCGGGTTTCTTGAGGAGCAGGGTCGCAAGAAGAGCGATGACGAGGGCGAGGCCGAGCAGGAAGAACGTGTCGCTGAAGGCCATGATATTGGCCTGCTTGCGCAGCTTCAGCGCGATGGCAACGATCGCCTTGTGGGTGGCAAGCGCCTGATCGGTAACGCCATGGTTCATGAAGTAGGCGGTCATCCTGGCGACACGCTCGCGGGTGGCTTCCTCGAAGACCGACACCGAGTTGGTCAGGATATTCGAATGGAACTGCTCGCGCTTCGACAGGAAGGTCTGCAGCGAGGCTATGCCGACCGCACCGCCGAGATTGCGCATCATGTTGAAGAGGGCGGAAGCCGAACCGGCATTTTCCGGCTCGATACCTGATGTGGCGATCGCCGACAGCGGCGTGAAGACAAGGGCCTGACCGACGGCACGCACGACATTCGGCCAGAAGAGCTGGTCGCTCGCATAGTCGCCTGTCATATGCACGTTCATGAAGTTCGAAGCGGCAAAGAGGGCAAAGCCGACGATAATCAGCAGGCGGACGTCGAAGCGCTTCATCAGGCGCGGCACCAGGGGGATCAGCAGAAGCTGCGGGATGCCGGTCCAGGCAAGCACAAAGCCGATCTGCTCGGAGTTATAACCCTGGATGCGGGTCAGGTAGATCGGTAGCACGAAGACGGAACCATAGAGCGCGATGCCCAGCAGGAAGTTCGCAAGGATGCCGAAGCCGAAGTTACGGCGGGCAAACAGGCGCAGGTTCAAGAGCGGATGGGCAACCTTCAGTTCGATGATGAGGAAGAGCGTCAGCGACACGGCGGCAATGATCGAGAGACGGATGATGAAATCCGAGCCGAACCAGTCTTCCTTATTGCCTTCCTCCAGCACAGTCTGCAGCGCGGCAAGACCGATCGCCATGGTGATGATGCCGGGCCAGTCGCCCTTGGCAAGCAGGCCGAGGTTCGTCGGTGCACGATCGAGCGAGGCCCAGAGCATGCCAACCATCAGCGCGCCAGGCACGAGGTTGATATAGAAGATGTATTCCCAGCCCCAGTTTTCGGTGAAATATCCGCCAATGGTTGGGCCGATCGCTGGCGCGAAAGTCGCCGAGAGCGCAAAGAGTGCAAGGCCCATCGGCTGCTTGGGCTTGGGCAGCAACGTGATGATGATCGTGAAGGCCATCGGGATCAACACGCCGCCGGTAAAGCCCTGGATGGCGCGCAGGATGATCATCTGCTGCAGGTTGACAGCGAAGGCGCAGGCGACCGAGAAGACCAGGAAGAGGAGGGCGTTGACCAGCAGATAGTTGCGGACCGAGAAGACGCGCGCAAGCCATGCGCTGAGCGGAATGACGACGATCTCGGCGATCAGGTAGGAGGTCGAGATCCAGCCGCCATCGTCTGTGCCGGCGCCGATCGCGCCCTGGATGTCGGCAAGCGAAGCATTGACGATCTGGATGTTGAGGATAGCCATGAAGGCGCCAAGCGTGGAGCCGACGACGGCGGTCCACATGCGAAGCGGGCTCATGACCGGTTTGGCAGCGGGGATGGCCGTAGCGGCAGGGCGCGCGGCCGAGTTGCTGTTTGCGGCGATCTGAAGCGTAGCCATGACTTATCTCCTTCCGGCTCTGCGGAAAACTGTCTCACGACGCTGTGTGGTGATGTCGGAGAAAGAAGCGGAAGGATCATCCAGCAGGAGTGGATAATCCTTCCTCCGCGGCCGCGGAGGTCTGAGCGGCCTTGGTATCGATATCAGGAATGACCGACATGCCCGAGCGCAGCAGGCCGGCAAGGCGTTCGTCATCGATGACGATCTTGACGGGGATGCGCTGGACGATCTTGGTGAAATTGCCTGTGGCATTGTCGGGCGGCAGCAGCGAAAATTCGAGACCGCTTGCCGGCGAGACGCTGTCGACATGGCCCTTGATCGCAATGTCGGGGAAGCTGTCGACCTTTATCTCCACCGCCTGGCCGGGGCGCACGAAGGTCAGCTGCGTTTCCTTGAAATTGGCGACGACATAGACCGCATGCAGCGGCACGACGGCCATCAGCTGCGTACCCGAGGTGACATATTGGCCGACGCGGATCGACCGGGCGCCGACCGTGCCGTCAACGGCCGCGACAATATCCGTATAGGAGAGGTTAAGCTCCGCCTGGCGTGCGGCAGCAAGAGCGCGGTCGCGCTGGGCAAGTGCCTGTTCGCGCTGCGTCTGCAGCACCGGCACTTTGTTCTCGGCGGCAACGACAGCGGCCCGATCGCGCTCGACGGCGGCCGCCGCCTGATCCTTCAGCGACTGGCTCTGTTCGGCGCGGGACTGCGTGCCGGCGCCGTTGGTGATCAGCCGGCTGGCGCGGTCGGCATCGGATTGGGCAAAAGTGAGCGAGGCCTGCGAAGCATCGAGCGTGGCACGCGCCTGAGCAATGATCGACTGCTGCAGCGAGATCTGGGTGTCGAGATTGGTGACGGCAGCCTCGGCAGCCTTTACATCGGCCCGGGCCTGCGAGAGCGCGGCCTGGAAGTCGCGATCGTCGATGCGGGCGAGAACCTGTCCGGCCTTGACCGGGTCATTGTCGTTGACGAGGACCTGTTTGATATAGCCGGCGACCTTCGGTGCGACGGTCGTGTAATCAGCCTTCACATAAGCATCGTCGGTGGATTCGATGAAACGGCTGACCGTCCAGTAGCGGTAGCCGAAATCGCCCGCGAAGGCGACGCCGGCAAGCAGCGCTGCGGCGATGACGGCGCGCTTGATGGCTTTGCGACCGTTCTTCTTCGGGGCTTCGACCCCTGCTGCGGCAGCTGCCAGTGCTTCCGCGGCGGGCGTCGCGGCTTCGGCGGTGGGAGCGATCCCGCCTTGCTGGGCAGTCTTGAACGCATCATTGCGGGGCAGTTCAACCATTGTCCGTCTCCATGCATCTCGGCCTCGTTCATGCGAAGCCTTGTTCGATGGCGTGGAAGATGGACCCGGAACTGCAATCTGATAATCTGCGCTTTTCGGGAAAGATCATCAACTCTCAGTGGATAATCGGAGCGCAACATGGATCGGCTGACCAGCCTCACAGTTTTCGGTCGGGTGGTGGAGTGCGGCGGCTTTTCGGCGGCGGCAAGGCGCCTTAATATGTCCGTCACCATGGTGGGCAATCATGTGCAATCATTGGAAGATCGCCTTGGCGTGCGCCTCCTGAACCGCACGACCCGCAAGGTGAGCCTGACCGAAACCGGCAAATACTACTACGAACGCTCTGCGCAAATCCTTGCCGATCTGGAGGAGGCGGACCGCACCGCTGGCGCATTGAGCTCGACGCCGCGCGGCACGCTGCGATTCTACACCAGCAGCGCCATCGTCCGCTTCCTGCTGCCTGTCATCAACGAGTTCATGACGCTCTATCCGGCCGTCTCGATCGATTTCAGCATCGGCGAACGCGCGGTGGATATGATCGAGGATGGATATGATCTGGTGATCCGCACGACGCCCTCTCCGGATTCAAGCCTGGTGGCGCGCAAGCTGACGCCGTGGCGGCATTTCCTGGTCTGTTCGCCGGACTATTTGAAAACCCATGCCATGCCGACGACGCCTGCCGAAGTCGCCGAGCACAATTGCCTGCAATATACCTACTATCCCTTTGGCGACGAATGGCGGTTCGAGGACAAGCAAGGCAAGCAGGAAAGTGTCAAGGTCGGCGGCAGCATCATTTCCAACAGCGCCGAGGCGCTACGTTATCTGGTGCTGAGCGGGCAGGGGATTTTCATGGCGCCGAGCTTCGTCGTGTCAGAAGATCTTGCCACGGGTCGTCTCGTCAGCATGATGCCGGATTATCGCGGCGTCGAGATTTTCATCAACGCGGTCTACCCCAACCGCAGCCATCTGCCGACCAAAGTCCGGCTCTTCCTCGACATGCTGGTGGAGCGCTTTGCCGAACATCGCAAATGGATGACGTGAAAAAGCGCCCGGCGAGACGGCTTTTCGCCGGAGCGGCATTCCGTCAGGGACAGACAGGCGAGCCAGCGTAACCAGCGGACTGGATATAGGCGGTCGGCGCAAAGAATTTCCCGCCGGCATCGAAGGTCATCAGCCCTTCCTCGCTCAATGCAGTCAGCACTGCCGGACGCGCCGCGACACGTTTCATGAATGCCGGAATCGCGGGAAACCGATCGAGATCGACTTTGATCCACGGCGACCAGTTGAGGCAGACGAAGAGATAGGCATCCGCGACCGTAAAATCCTCGCCGGTGAGATAGGGGTCGGCGAGCCTGCTGTTGATCCAGTCGAGACGCTTGTGAACGACCGCGCGCATGGCCTCATGTGCGGTGGCATAGTCGGCGTTGAAGAGCATCGCCATCGGCTTGTGGAGCTCTGAGGTAATGAAGTTCAGCAGGGACTGAACCTGATTTCGGGCAAAGCTGCCCATCTCCGGCAGCATCCTGCGTCCATTGGGTGCGCTGTCGGCGAGGAACTGGACGATAACAGGTCCCTCCGTCAGCACCTTGCCGTCGTCGAGTACCAGCGCTGGCACATAGCCATTGCCGTTGATGGCGAAATAGTCGTCACCTTCGCTGGTCCGGTGCGTCGTTCGATCGACCGTAATGAGCTCGATATCGATATCGAGTTCGCGGCAGACGATATGCGGCGAGAGCGAACAGGCGGCTGCGTGCATATAGAGTTTCATGGGTCTCCTCCTGCGGCGGCGCGAGGCTGCCTATATCAATTCGTTGGACATTTGTACTATTTCGCATAAAATTCCATCGGTCAATTATTTTATGCGAAGCGGTATAAAATGAACGAGAAGAAGCGCGGTCGCCCAAGAGCCTTCGATGCGAAGGTGACATTGGAAAAGGCGAGGGAGGTGTTCTGGGACCGGGGCTTTGCCGGCACGTCACTGGATACGCTGAGCGCTGCCACCCAGCTCAATCGCCCGAGCCTCTACGGCGCGTTCGGCGACAAGGAGGCTCTCTACCTCGATGCTTTGGAGGGCTATCGCGCCGAAAGCATGGATGTGCTGGCAAACGCGCTCGACCCATCGCTGCCGTTGCGTGAAAATCTAGGGCGTGTCTATAGCCGCGCCTTGGACATCTACCTTCATGGCGAGACATCCGCGCGCGGCTGCTTCCTCATCGGCACCGCAACGGCCGAAGCGATCCAGCACGAGAGCGTTCGGGAGGTGCTGAACCGCAGCCTCAACGATTTTGACGGTGAGATCGAGAAACGCATGGAGCTCGCGATAGAACGGGGCGAGTTGCCGGATGGAGGCGACCCTCACACACTTGCGAGGCTCGCCTCCGCCATCATGCATTCGCTCGCCGTCCGCGCCCGCGCCGGCGACAGTCGTGAGACGCTGGAATCCTTGGCGCAGTCCGGCGTAGACACGATCTGCGGCAAAGCCTGAGGTTCAGACTTCTTCCTCTTTCGTCCGCACCAGCCATGTGAAAGCCGCGCCCGCGAGCAGCAGAACGCAGGTGCCGAGAAAGACCGCCGGCATGCCGATGCGCCCGCCGACGAAGCCGCCGAGAACAGGTCCGGCGACCTGGCCCACATACTGCGAAGAGATGGAAAGGCCGAGGATACTGCCGGCCGCGCTGTCGGGCACGCTATGCCTGATGACTGCGGCGATGCAGGGCAGCAACCCGCCGAGCGCCACGCCCATCAGGAAGCGTAGAACGATGAGCTGCCAGGACGAGGTGACAAACGCCTGCGGGATGAGCAGCAGGCCGGCGACCGCGAGCGCCCCGGCAATAACCGGCCAGTGGCCGATCCGGTCGGCAAGCTTCCCGAGCCGCGAGGCAGAGAGAATGCTGCCGAGTGCCGCCGCCGACATGACGATGCCGGCCACCATCGTCACCTGACCCTGATCGGGCACGAGCTGTGCCACATAGACGGTGATGATCGGCTCGATCGACATATTGGCGAGCATCAGCAGCAGGCCGGTCGCGAGCATCGCCACCACTGGCCCCTTGTCGGGAATGGATCTCCAGCCGCCGGATGCCTTGGCCGCCTGTTTGCGGGCCGCCGATTTCTCCTCCTTGATGAGGAAGGTGGTGGCGAGGAAGGCGAGAAAGATCATGCCGCCGGCGGCCAGAAAGGTGCCGCGGATGCCGATGATGGGCGGCAGTGCCCCGCCGATCAACGGGCCGACGAGATTGCCGGCCATGATGCCCGACGACAGCACGCCGAGTGCCCAGGCGGATCGGTCTTTCGGGGTCTGTGTTGCCACCAGCACCATCGAGCCCGAGGCATAGCCACCTGCCAGGCCGACGAAGAGACGCAGCGCCACGAGTTGCCAGACGCTGCCGGCCATGCCCATCAGCGAGATGGCGATGGTCATGCCGAGGCTTGCGCGCACCAGCATCAGCTTGCGCCCGTAGATGTCGCCGAGCCGGCCCCAGAGCGGCGCGACGCATGCGGCGGCAAAGAAGGTCGCACCATAGGCGATGCCCGACCACTGCACGATCGCCGCATGGTCGCTCACGCCGAGTTCTTCCACGTAAAGCGGAAGAAATGGAAGAAGCAGCGTCATCGCCACGATGGTCGTGAACGAGCCGAGCAGCGAGATGACGAGATTGCGTTTCCAGTAGGCGGAGCCGGGCACCGCCTTTGCGGCGTCCCATTGGGTATCGGTCATTGCGGATCTTCTTCGGTACAGTCTGGCCGCGGCCAAGGTGAAGCGATCCTCACTTTAGGCACAACCCCAAAAGCTGCCAAGGACGGATTCCGCCCAATCAGACCTGCCGGCAAAGGGAAAAGCCGCTTGAAAGTCGCGATCTCGCCTCTAACTGATTGCAAGACGCAATCGGTGATAGGGAGAAGCAGACATGAGCAACAGGGATGAACACCGTGCCCGGATGCTGCGCAATCTCTACGCAGCCTATATCGATCACCGCAAGGATATCGTGGGCGCGATGCTGACGGATGATTTCACTTTTTCCAGTCCGCAGGACGATCACATCGACCGTGCCACCTATTTCGAGCGCTGCTGGCCGAACGAGCCGGCACTCAATGCCTTCGACATCGAGTTCCTGGCGGTTCAGGGTGATGAGGGCGTCGTGCGTTACCGCGCCGAAATGGCTGGCGGCAAGGCCTTCCGCAACATGGAGAGCTTTCGCTTCGCCGGCGACAGGATAGCGGCGGTCGATGTCTATTTCGGCCGCAATACGACTTAGAAAAACCGTATCGCCGATGTAGCGACAATAATGATCGAAACCGCGACCATCAGCGGTTTAACCGGCAGCCGCTTGACGAGGATCGCGCCGAAGGGGGCGGCGATCACGCCGCCGATGATCAGCCCGACCGCCGAGCCGAGCTCCGACCAGCCGAGCGTCAGCATGAAGGTGATCGAAATGATCAGCGTCACCGCGAATTCGGTGAAGCTGGTCGAGCCGATCACTCGCTTCGGATCGTGACCGCGGCCGACGAGCGAGCTGGTGACGATCGGTCCCCACCCGCCGCCGCCGACCGCATCCAGCACGCCGCCGCAAAGCCCGACAGGTGGCACCATCCAGTCGCGGACGTCGCGTTTGCGCGTCGGGTGGAAGGCTTTCCAGAGAATGATGAGGCCAATGGCGATCAGATAGGCTGAGACGAAGGGCTCGATCACCTTGCCGTCGACACTTGCAAGCAGGAAGGCGCCGACCGCCCCGCCGATCATGCCGGCGGGTGCGAGCCGCGCCACGAGCTTCCAGTCGACATTGCGGTGCCAGACATGGGAAATGCCCGACGCTGCCGTCGTGAACATTTCTGTCACATGGGTCATGGCGCTGGCATTGGCGACCGGCACGCCGAGCGCCAGCAGGCTGGTCGTGGACAACACGCCGAAGGCCATGCCGAGAGCTCCGTCGACGATCTGTGCGCAGAAACCAACGACAATGAAGAGGAAGAAATCGGTGGTCATGAAAGTCCCTGACGAGCGAAGGTCCTGATGCAAACGCATTAAGGGCGAAAAAACTCCGCCTCAAACATTCGAGCGCCGCTTGAGGCGGATGACCTTGAAGAAGCCGTTTGGGAAGACCGGTAGTATTTCGATCGCATCGAAACCGCTCGCGCGTGCCCAGTCGGTGATCCGACTGATCCGGAAAGACGAGCTCCAACCGATCCGCCGGGCAAGCGGCGCCACCACCTCCTCGATTGCGCCCTGCAGCCCGATACCATCGCCGAGCTTGCTGGCAAGGATGATCTCGCCGCCCGGCCTCAAAACGCGGGCGCATTCGTCTAGCACCTGTTCCGGATCGGGGATGAGCGTGATGACGAAAGGCAGGCAGACAGCATCGAAAGATTTGTCGTCGAAGGCCAGCGCATGCGCGTCCATCACCTTTAATTGGTGCACATGGAAAAGCTTGTGGCGGGCGATTTTTTCTCGCGCCTTGGCGATCATGTGCTCGGAAATGTCGATTCCCGTCACCCGGCAGCGTCGCGGATAGTGGGAAAGCACCAGCCCGGTGCCGACGCCGATTTCCAGAATGTCGGCGCCGGCGTCAGCAGCGAGCCGCGCCAGCGTGCGGTGCCCATCGCGCAGGATGCTGCGATAGACCCGGTCATAGACCGGTGCCCAGCGCTGATAGATTTTCTGCTGGTCTTCAGCCTGTTTTTGTACGTGTCCCCGATTTTGAACTTGTCCCATGTCAGCGCCTCCTCCAGACCCTGCCTTCAAACTCGCGAAGACAGGCTCCGGTTCCGGCGACAGGCAAAGGACTGTCAGTCGTGCCACTTTTGTTTTCGGCGGAAAGTTCCCTCTCGCCGAAGAGAGCCTGGATCACTCTGCCGGCGGCGTGCGCAGATCGGCTTCGATGGCGGCGAGCTCGTCGTTGACGGAGCCGGCGATCATGCCGCTGCGCAGCGACTTGTTGGAAATGTCGATCATCGGCGCGAAGGTGGCAGCCGGCATGCGGACCTCCTCCTTCACAGGCTCTTCGACGGGCAATGCGTCGGCAAGGGCTGGACGATCGCCGCGCGCCACTTCGAGCTGGCCGCTGAGGATCGCGCGTTCGGCGCGAAGCTGGCGGATTTCCGACTTGGCGATTTCCAGGCTCGTGCGGAGCTGGCTGATTTCGTAACGGTCGGTATCGAGGCGCGTATCGAGATCGTGCTTGAAGGCTTCGATCTCGCGGTCGCGCTTGTTGCGCTGGCTTTCGGCCTCGCGCAGCTTCAAGACGAGATCATTGCTGTGGGCGGCGAGCTCACGGCGGGCCGCTTCGCTTTCCGTGCCGTTGAGGCGCACGCGGTTGATCTCGTCGGTCATCCGCTCCAGGCGCGCCAGAGCCGTGGCAAGCTCGGACTTGGTGCGCTTCAGTTCCACGCGGGTGGACTGCAACTCTTCGTCCGTCATCTTGTTGCGGCTATTGGCGGTCGACAGCAGCTTCTCGATGAGTTCAGACTTGGAACCGACTGCTTCGTGTTTGGTACGCAGGTTGGCGATCTCGAGCGTCGAAGAGGTTTCCAGCGTCTCGAACTCAGCTTCCAGGCGGCGATAACGCTCCTCGGAGGCGGCCAGGTCCTGCTTCAGGTTGGCGACGGAGGACTGCAGGCCGCGTGTCAGCGCCTCATGCTCCGAAAGATTGGTCCTGAGGTGGCTGCGCTCTTCATTGAGGCGGGCGATTTCGCGAAGCTGGATGCTGTTTTCCCGGCGTGAGCTTTCGGCGAGCAGCTGATGGGCCGTGGTTTCCAGCTCCAGCTTCTCGCGGGTGCTCGTCAGCTCGCGGCTGCGCGCATCAAGGTCCTGCTGTGTGCGGCGAAGCTGCGAGGAAACCTCGTCGAATTGCAGCGCCCGGTCGCGAATCTCTCGCTCGGCATCGATCAGCCGCGCCTCGACGACGGTGAATTCTTCCCGCGTCAGCTCGTGCACGCCCTGCAGCTTCACCAGTTCTTCGCGGTAAGTGCCGGCCTCGACGCGAAGCTGGCTGCCGTCGAGTTTCAGCTCCTTGTTGTCGGCCGTCAGGCGCTGGTTTTCCTGATCGGCCTTGCGCCGCGCATTGCTCTCATAGTCGAGCAGCGAGCTCAAACGCGAACATTCGGCCCTCAGCGCGCCCGTTTCGTTGAGCGAGTGGCTGTGTGCGCCGAGCAGCGAGGAAACCCGCTCCTGCAGCGACGTCAAGCTGACCAGCAGCTCCTCGGAAGACTGCTTGTTTTCCTCGATCGCTGTGCCGAAAGCCTGGAAATCGTCGATTTCCGAAACGCTGTACTGCACCGGCGGTTTGTCCACGAGACCCGTCTGTTCGGTGACGGACAACGTCTGGCGATGGCTGGATACTCTCAAACCCGGCTTGACGGGTTCTTCATTACGACGAAAAAAGCTCATGACCATCACACGCCCCGAAGTTGATGTCAGAAGTCCCTGAAATGATTTATGTTATGCTAATTAAGTTAATTCTGTCGAAGGTTGTGCTAAAACTCTCCGATAGCCATGGGTTGCATCTAAGACGCGCTATTCATCGCCTGTCAAAGCGCCCAAAAGAAATTAACAGATTTTTATTGAAATCCCGGCGGCCGCCCTTACTGCATAATTCCTTAAATCGGAATCGATTTAAGGATGAAATTATGCGGCAATTTAAAGTGCTACAGCGGCCTTTGCGCGTCTGAAAAGACGCGCGGCGCGGTTGAGCGGGACGCGAGCAGGGCTCATTTTCCGGATGGGGCTCAAAGGAAATGCGGGCTTGGCGGGGGAGGGCATTTTATTCCTTTATATGCCATCTTCCCGTCTTGCCGTCATACCGGCTTCATATCCCGCAAAGCGCGGCACGGCCTGTGATTTGCGCTTTTGGAGAGAGCCCGTTGCGAGAGGTAATTTTTCCTCGAAGTCGTTGTTTTTTGATAATTCGCCGGTTGCCACTCCGTGCTTCCCCTCCTATGTTCCGCCTCACCTGCCGATGACGCAATCTATTGCCAAGAGGAGATCTGATATGGCTTTCGAATTGCCTGAACTTCCCTATGACTACGACGCCCTTGCTCCCTTCATGTCGAAGGAGACGCTGGAGTTCCACCACGACAAGCACCACAAGGCTTACGTCGACAACGGCAACAAGCTTGCAGCGGAAGCCGGCCTGGCCGATCTCTCCCTGGAAGAGGTCGTCAAGAAGTCCTTCGGCACCAATGCCGGCCTGTTCAACAATGCTGCCCAGCACTACAACCACATCCATTTCTGGAAGTGGATGAAGAAGGGTGGCGGCGGCAACAAGCTGCCGGGCAAGCTCGAAGCTGCCTTCACTTCCGATCTCGGCGGCTATGACAAGTTCAAGGCCGATTTCGCCGCTGCCGGCGCAACGCAGTTCGGCTCCGGCTGGGCCTGGGTTTCCGTCAAGAACGGCAAGCTCGAAATCTCCAAGACCCCGAACGGCGA
Proteins encoded:
- the gstA gene encoding glutathione transferase GstA; this translates as MKLYMHAAACSLSPHIVCRELDIDIELITVDRTTHRTSEGDDYFAINGNGYVPALVLDDGKVLTEGPVIVQFLADSAPNGRRMLPEMGSFARNQVQSLLNFITSELHKPMAMLFNADYATAHEAMRAVVHKRLDWINSRLADPYLTGEDFTVADAYLFVCLNWSPWIKVDLDRFPAIPAFMKRVAARPAVLTALSEEGLMTFDAGGKFFAPTAYIQSAGYAGSPVCP
- a CDS encoding TetR/AcrR family transcriptional regulator, which encodes MNEKKRGRPRAFDAKVTLEKAREVFWDRGFAGTSLDTLSAATQLNRPSLYGAFGDKEALYLDALEGYRAESMDVLANALDPSLPLRENLGRVYSRALDIYLHGETSARGCFLIGTATAEAIQHESVREVLNRSLNDFDGEIEKRMELAIERGELPDGGDPHTLARLASAIMHSLAVRARAGDSRETLESLAQSGVDTICGKA
- a CDS encoding MFS transporter, which produces MTDTQWDAAKAVPGSAYWKRNLVISLLGSFTTIVAMTLLLPFLPLYVEELGVSDHAAIVQWSGIAYGATFFAAACVAPLWGRLGDIYGRKLMLVRASLGMTIAISLMGMAGSVWQLVALRLFVGLAGGYASGSMVLVATQTPKDRSAWALGVLSSGIMAGNLVGPLIGGALPPIIGIRGTFLAAGGMIFLAFLATTFLIKEEKSAARKQAAKASGGWRSIPDKGPVVAMLATGLLLMLANMSIEPIITVYVAQLVPDQGQVTMVAGIVMSAAALGSILSASRLGKLADRIGHWPVIAGALAVAGLLLIPQAFVTSSWQLIVLRFLMGVALGGLLPCIAAVIRHSVPDSAAGSILGLSISSQYVGQVAGPVLGGFVGGRIGMPAVFLGTCVLLLAGAAFTWLVRTKEEEV
- a CDS encoding nuclear transport factor 2 family protein; this encodes MSNRDEHRARMLRNLYAAYIDHRKDIVGAMLTDDFTFSSPQDDHIDRATYFERCWPNEPALNAFDIEFLAVQGDEGVVRYRAEMAGGKAFRNMESFRFAGDRIAAVDVYFGRNTT
- a CDS encoding sulfite exporter TauE/SafE family protein, whose product is MTTDFFLFIVVGFCAQIVDGALGMAFGVLSTTSLLALGVPVANASAMTHVTEMFTTAASGISHVWHRNVDWKLVARLAPAGMIGGAVGAFLLASVDGKVIEPFVSAYLIAIGLIILWKAFHPTRKRDVRDWMVPPVGLCGGVLDAVGGGGWGPIVTSSLVGRGHDPKRVIGSTSFTEFAVTLIISITFMLTLGWSELGSAVGLIIGGVIAAPFGAILVKRLPVKPLMVAVSIIIVATSAIRFF
- a CDS encoding class I SAM-dependent methyltransferase, translating into MGQVQNRGHVQKQAEDQQKIYQRWAPVYDRVYRSILRDGHRTLARLAADAGADILEIGVGTGLVLSHYPRRCRVTGIDISEHMIAKAREKIARHKLFHVHQLKVMDAHALAFDDKSFDAVCLPFVITLIPDPEQVLDECARVLRPGGEIILASKLGDGIGLQGAIEEVVAPLARRIGWSSSFRISRITDWARASGFDAIEILPVFPNGFFKVIRLKRRSNV
- a CDS encoding superoxide dismutase, which translates into the protein MAFELPELPYDYDALAPFMSKETLEFHHDKHHKAYVDNGNKLAAEAGLADLSLEEVVKKSFGTNAGLFNNAAQHYNHIHFWKWMKKGGGGNKLPGKLEAAFTSDLGGYDKFKADFAAAGATQFGSGWAWVSVKNGKLEISKTPNGENPLVHGATPILGVDVWEHSYYIDYRNLRPKYLEAFIDSLINWDYVLERYEAATK